The Methanosarcina acetivorans C2A genome includes the window ATATCTTTCCGAAATGTCCAGGAATGCTGCTCTCTGGACCCGTTTGCCCGAGCTTATGAAGAAAGGGCCTGTAGTTGTCGATAAAGGTCCTTTTTTCTGGGGGATTATAAGTTGCATGGCTGAAAACACCCGTTGTGGGCTGCTCCAGGAAGCCGTAAGTACGGTTATGGAAAGCGTTGATTTAGGAAAGGTCAGAAAACTCCTGGACATGGGAGGAGGACACGGGCTTTATTCCATTGCTTTTGCAAAAATGAACGAGCAGTTAGAAGCCTTTGTATTCGACCTTCCCCCTGTAACCATAAAAACGAAGCAGTATATTGAAAAATACGGGGCTTCCAATGTGGATGTAATTCCCGGAGACTTCTTTAAGGACGAACTTGGGACCGGGTACGACATGATCTTCTCATCCTTTAACCCTGGCGGCAAGGCTCCCGAACTTATTCCTAAAATCGCTTCAGCCCTGAATGAGGGGGGTTTTTTCGTAACCCTGCAGGTCCCTGATGAAAATACTGAAGCTGATCCTCTCTTCAGCCTGGACTGGAACCTCTGGATCTTTGAAGACACAAAGAAAGGAGGTACCGGATACTGCTTTGAAAATAGCGTTCCTTTCAATGAATATATAGGGATGCTGGGAGATTACGGGCTTGAAGTATTCAGGACCCTGGACCTGAAAGAGGGGTCAAGGATGGTGTTTGCAAAGAAGAAATGAAACTTCGGGGCGTTGAACGAGGCCATTGTCATGCTCGACACAGAAAAGTGTTCCTGCAAATGGTCTTGCAAATAGTGAAGAATAATGAAGGAGTGAAAAGAGAGCAGATCAAAAATATAGCCAGAAATTGGAAACTGCTGAGGGCACTGTAAGAAACTAACGGATAGAAATATCTATGGAGTTTTTCCAATACATTACTAATGCCTGATTCCTAAGATCTGATTTCCTTAGTGTAACACCTTCAGTTAACAGCGTTTACCGCCATTGCTATAAGAAAAATTTTTTATCTTATCAAATGTCATGATATTTTGGTAAAATAGTAATTTTAGGGGCAAATGCATAGGGAATTATCATTTGAAATAATAGATCATCAAGGTTTGGCTCAACACAGTTAATTGGAACACCTGGAGTCCTTTTAATGGTTTGAATTTTTCCGTTTTTGACTCTTTCATTCATTCCTTTAAAAACGGGGGTCAAAGGGTTTCAGCTGATCTTTACTGTGAAACTGTCTCCGTAAAACTGCCTTCATCAAATTGCCTTCATTAAACTGTCTCCGTAAAACTGCCTTCATCAAATTGCCTCCATAAAACTGCCTCCATCAAACTGTCTACCACTCAACGAATTCATTTTACCTGGTTTACTTTCATTATCATAAACTGTAAATGTCCTGTCGAATCAGAGAGATGGGTAAAGAAGTAATGAATCGAAGAAATATATGGGAATAGGAGAAATGGTATGGAAAATAACGAAAATCAAACTGAATCATTTTTTGACTTGCTGGAAAAGCCTGATGTAGACCCGGACCGATTTTTCAAGCTTGTTGATTCTTCCGTTCGGGGTCTGAGGGAGTTCAGGCTCATTGCTGCAGCGATTGAACTTGGGGTATTCGAAGCTCTAAAAGTTCCTCTATCAGCAGGGGTCCTGGCTGAAAAGCTTGGCTGTGACCCGGTGCTTATGCCTCACTTCTGCGAGTCTCTCCACAGCCTCGGGCTCCTTGACAGGTTTGAGGAAGGGGTACATGAGAACGGAAAAGCGCAGATGCGGGAAAAAGGTGAATCTGAAGCCGGTACTGAGAACCTGAACCATGATTCCGGGGGAACAAATGTGGGGGCAGTGTACCTGGTCTCGGAACTGAGTGCAACGTATCTTCTGGAGAGCTCTCCTTTTTCCCAGCAACATTACCTTGCCGAAAGACTCAGGAATGCTGAACTCTGGACCCGGCTTCCGGAGATTATGATGAAGGGGCCTGAGATCGTCGAGAAAGGGCATTTCTTCGGAGAGGTAGTCCACTGCATGGCTGAAAATGCGCACTGCGGGCTTCTTCAGGATACGATCCGGGTTGTGCTGGAAAATGTAGATTTTACAAATGTCAAAAAGATGCTAGACCTCGGGGGAGGACACGGGCTTTATGCAATCGTTTTTTCTAAGTTGAATGAAAGCCTTCAGGCTTTTGTTTTTGACCTTCCTCCGGTTACTCACAAGACTAAATATTTCATAGAAAAGTATGGAGCCTCAAATGTGGACATAATTCCAGGAGACTTTTTTACTGATGAAATCGGAAGCGGGTATGATCTTATCTTTTCTTCCTTTAATCCCGGGGGAAAAGTTCCTTCCCTTATCCCGAAGATTTCCGAAGCCCTCAGCCCCGGAGGCGTTTTTGTAACCCGGCAGGTCCCTGATGAAAAAATGAAATCCAGCCCCCTGATAAGCCTTGATTGGAACCTCTGGACCTTTGAGGATGTAAAGAAAGGAGGATCAGGATACAGTTTCGAAAACAGCGTACCCTTTTCCGAATATATAGAGATGCTGGGCAATTACGGGCTTGAAGTCTTCCGGGCCCTTGATATGAAAGACGGGTCAAGGATCGTATTTGCCTGGAAAGTATGAGGGGAATTTTACGGGAAAAGGGAGCCTCATCAAACCTGTACAGGTCAAAATTCTATATAGCAGGAATTCTCTACTCACGAATTCCATGCTTACCATTTTCTTCCTGAATTTCCTGTGATCCGGAGCTTTAGACCAGGGGTGCTCCTTCCATGGCGCTTCTTCTATCAGCTAAAATGGTTCCAGCATTTACATACTTCTTATACCCTTTGATTTTCTTCATAGATTCTCAGGTCAGTATGGAAAAAGCCCTGTTTAAGTCAAAAAAGCCCGAAAAATATCTCAATTTCCTTTACCATGAACTGGACACTTATCCCTGTTTTCAGGGGAGCAGCTTATATATTCACCTGTCTGGACAAAATATCTGAAATGTTCTATCCAGATTCTTGATTCATCTTCTTTATCCGTAAATTCTATGAATTTTTTTAATGCCTGTGCCGTTTTTGGATTCAGGATATGTTCAATTTTGCACGCGTCTTCTTCTGCGGTCTTTTCATCAATCCCCAGATGCATGAGAAAATCCTTTAACATGCTGTATTTTTCCCTTGTTTTTCTGGCGATTTCCATACCTTTTTCGGTAAGGGTTACTCCACCGTACTTTTCATAATTTATGTAACCTTCTTTATCCAGTTTTTTGAACATACCTGTAACAGTTGAAGGGCCGAGTTCCAGCTCGTTTGCTACATCTTTAACTTTAGCGTACCCTTTTTCTTCTACAATTGATGCAATAATTTTCAGATAGTCTTCATCTCTTTCCGTTGTCATAAAACTCGAACCCTTTTTTGAGTACCGAATATATTTCGATTACTACATTCAGTTATGCGGGAAAGACATATAAGGATAGCTGTATGAAAGTGATGGTTATGTGAAAGGTGGCTATGTAATTGAAATGAAAAAGGTCGGAATATGACTGAAAAAAGTAAAATTGATACTGAATAATTGAGTACGGAATAAATTAACGAAAAACGAAAGAGAAGCCTGCTAATCAGCTCTCTCTTGAAACGTAAACCCATTAAAATTATATTAAAAATTCCTCAAGATGGTGATATTCTTAAAAGCCTTAGTACCTGCTTTTAAAAAAGAAATTTATACGATAAGAAATTATATTCAAACACTCATTTATTAAATATTTTTCAATTCTCTCCGATTTCTTTTCTGAATTCTATGTAATCTCGCTCGACTTCTTCAAGTTCGTATTCCATTTTATATCACCATTTTGGATTATTAGGATTAATTAGAGGATTATTAGGATTATAGTTCTTCCTAAAGATTTTACAGTCGGGAATTAATACGGCTGAATGGGTAACAATAGCATAGGATTCGGTGACAGAGAATTCCTGGGATTTGCACGTTAAAAGGTCATTTCTGAACACAATTTGCTTTTTACACATATGCACCTCGTTTTTCACGGAAAAGGAATACAGGACAGAAATTATCGGGAGTTTTTCAAAGTTAGCGGAGGCGTCTCTATCCTGCTCTTCCTTCCCGTTGGTCTGAAAGAGTTCAAAAGCCTGGAATTTGTAACCTGTTGTCAAAGTGTTATATACCTGCATTTCTTCTTAGTCGTGATCTCGTATCTTGTCCATTGAGGTAGATTTGCCAGCACTCAGTTTAGAGATGTTCCTTGCTTTTGAACTCCGTTTCTTGTTTGTCGAGTTTTATCATACGCCCCGAGAGTTCAAACCTCCTGGTTAACTTCTTTTAATATAAGCTATGGCAGTGTCGTGAGTTTGCTGTAAATCCTGTATCGTATATTTTAATTCTGTTCTTTTATTTCTTAATGTGTGGAACTTTTTGACTAAACAATTTCCGGTATTTGGAACTTTGGTACTTGGAACTTTACATCTAAACCGGACATTGCCAAGGGTGTGTCTTTTGTGACTTTTTCAGTTAACCTTCTTTTGGAATTTATATTCCCATATTTTTTATTTTGGAGTATCAGTTTTTAGCTTTTTGTGAGATGCAATTTAGGAGTTAAGTTGCTGTTTAATAGTTCATCAATTCTTATTTCCTCAGTTCTAGTTTCACCTCCTTTTTCCTGAAAATATTATATCTATTTGGTTTTATTCCGCCAAGCTTTAAGTGGTGTTTTTTGGTTAAGCACCGGCGGACTCCCATATTCCCATCGTATTCGGTTTCCCCTATTTTTCAGCCATTTTCTATGTTGCAAACCTATTTCGGCTTACTAATCTTTTCCACATATTTGTAATGCACCGGGAACTATTTATAATTTTCGGATATACGAAAATTATTCTTATATATGAAATAAAATCTGAATAGAAAATATTATTTGTAATAACAAATCTTTTTGTGTATCCAAATAAAAGTTGTTTTGGCATTTTATTGCAAGCATAAGATATGCCCGCACCCACCTCAAAAACGCACATGAAATTCCTGAATTACAGGCACAAAAAATGAAAGTATGCATGGACTTTCATGCCAAATGCCTGTCCTGTCAGTATCGCACCCTTTTGTGCTACTCTGCTTTTACAACCTGATGAGGGTAGGGCTTCCTGTAACGGCTGCTTGCAGGGATATTTGTCTGTACCGTTTTCAAAATACCCTATTTGTTTTATTTTCCTGTGGCATGCCCAGGTTAGCGTGCTGGTGCAATTCTCTAATGTCGAATTAAGCGTAGCCCGCAATGCTGCCTAATCTGGAGCCACAGGTGATGGTTCCCGATGTGCTGCAGTCCGTAATTCTATAAAACGAAGGTACCGGTCTCACCGATTTATATTTCTCATGCTAGAAGCCTCCGCCAGCTAACCCCCGATACGTATCGCGTTGCATGATACCGAGATTGTGGCATCTGCCAAGCAGTTAGTTAAGAGGATAGGTTTATTCACATCATACGTGCCTGTATATTCCAACAGCCCTCCTGTCATAAGATTGTCTTCTCCTGGCGCCCTTATCCTAACTTCAGCATGGCATTATTTGATATCCAGGCCATCGAACACGCAACCTGCCAGGCATTAGGGCCGAAAAAGAATGCTTTGAGAATTTAGAGGTTTTTGAAAGCATTATTCTAGAGAAGTTGCTGGCTTCTCCCGTTATTTATTTTGACGAACCCCGTATGAAAATTAAAGAAAAAAGGCACTGGCTTCATGTAGCCCCTACTGACAAATACACCTGTTATTTCTCTCACCCCAAAAAAGGATATGAGGCAAAATGTTATGGGAATTCTTCCTGAATTTAGGGGAGTAACTGTTCACGATGGATGTAACCCCTACAACGCTTATGATTGTGATCATGTTCTGTGCAATGCTCATTTACAGAGAGAACTTACTGGAATTGAAGAGAACTATAAACAGCAGTGGGCTAAAGAAATGAATGAATTGCTCACTGAGATGAAAAAGTATACTGACGAATGCAAAAAGCAAGTCAAAGAACTGGATTTTGAGCAAATTAAAGCATTGGAAGAAAGGTTTGATGCTATAGTCATAAAAGGAATTGAAGAAAATCCACAATCTCTAAATCCTGAAAAGCAAGGAAAACGTGGAGAAGCCAAAAACCAAGGCAAGGAATCTGCTGGATAGGTTTATAGAACACAAAGAAAAGACCCTGAGATTCCTCACAGATTTAAAAGTTCCTTTTGAGAACAATCGAGCAGAAAAAGATGTCAGGATGGTGAAACTACAGCAGAAAATATCAGGAACTTTCAGAAAACAAACGGAGTGCAAGCTTTCTGCAGAATTAGAGTGTACATTTCTACAATCAGAAAGAATGGGTTGCCTGTTTTGGAGAGTATTATAGCGGCGCTCAAGGGAGCGCCGTTAACTCATACCCTGAATAGTTACTTGATTTCTTCAATATGGCCCGAAGCCGAGGTCACAAGTATCGGCACGGTGATAATGTGTTCAACACCCTGCTCTTCCAGACTGGCAATTGCCGTCCAGATATTTTCACCTTCAACAAATTCTAAGAAGCCCAATTCTACAGGATACGGACAATCAATAGCTTCTACGGCATCCCGTATAGGTTGGTTCCACTCATCTTCCGGGGAGCCGGGCGCTACTATCAGTATCCCGATTGTTGAGGACTCACCTCCTGACTCACCTCCTGACTCACCTCCTGACTCACTTCCTGTTTCTTCCTTCCCTATCTGGGGTGCATCGGATGCGCCGTTGATGGTCAGGGTACTGGTACAGTTTTCAATGGTGGAATCGTAGGCGTATCCTGCGATGCTACCCAATGTAGAACCTCCGCCTGTAATGCTGCCCGAAGTGGTAGAATCCTCAATTGCATAGGATGAAGGTATTGGCCTCTCATCTGCATAAAACTCATGATAAAAGCTCCCACCGACAAGACCTCCTATGAGCTCGGTGCTGTTCACCACTGTGATGTTGACATTCGCCGAACACCCCTTTATCTCTGCGGGGGCATCATCACCAAAGGTACCCGTGAAGCCTAGAAGTCCCCCTACCAGGGTATTGTTTTCACCTAAAACCATGATGGAAACATCGGCATGGCAGTTTGTGACCTCGGTTCCTTCCTGGGCGTAGCCAGCGTTGCCAGCCAGTCCACCCAAGCCAAAGCAATTGTCTCCTTCTGCCGTTATCGTGCCTGTCGCCGTGCAATCCCGGACCGCAGAGTTCCCTTCCTGTCCGCCGAGTATAACACCTGCGCAACAGCCATCGCCCAAGACCACAATATCCGCAACAGCGTCACAGCCAATAAGATCTCCAAAGGTACCTCCAGTTATGCCACCTGTTGCCTGATAGCCCTGGACTGTATTAATGCCAGTCAAAGTTACATTCTCCAGGGCGCTATCCAGAGCCTGGAATCCGATTACGCCACCCACCAAAAAGTTTCCGGTCACGTTCACATTTTCCACTTTCAGGTCGTATATGGAGCTTGGATTTTCCCCGTCTCCGACAGTGCACCCGAATAAACCCACTGCTGTGCCTGCAGGCTGGTCGATAGTCAGGTTGGAAATGGTATATCCGTTGCCGTTAAAGGTGCCGCTAAAGGCTAGTTCCGGATCCGGCGTCTCTTCATCCTCCGGGTCGTCGGACAAAGGCTGGAAAATACCGATGGGTTCCCAGTTTTCATAGCCAGAGAGGTCGATGTTCGCCGTTAAAACGAAGTCTTTATCCAGATAGTTGCGCACCTGGTCAAGCTGTTCCACTGTTGAGATCCGGTACGGATCGGACTCCATGCCGCTGCCGCCCTCAAAGACGGTGCTTTCCCCTATGATCAACAAGTTATCGGCATCTTCCCAGCGCAATTTTTCCACTACTTGAGCCCGGAGAGCTTGAAAGGTCTTTTTTTCCTCAGAGCTTGCGGTATTATCTTTAACCTTGTTTTTTAAGGCATAGAAGTTCTCCGGAAATACCTCGGGACGCGCCTTTACGGTTAATGTCCTGCCACTTTCATGATCAGTAATCTGATAACTATAATAATCTTCATTATGAGGCCGTTCTTCCAGACGATATCTAGCGGTACCCAGTATGGTTTGCAGTGCCGCTTCAGTGCCTTCTGAGTTTGGTCCGACTGCTGTAAAACGACTGCGCTCAGCAACAGCTCCAGGGCTCAAAACCTCAAGTGCTTCCTGCATAGCCCGGTAAGCAAAGGAACCGCAAACACAAACCTTTCCTCCTTCCTCCAGAGCAACATCGGAATACTGGATTACATGTATCTGTCCTGATTCCTGCAGTTTTATGTCTCCCATAATCGCATCATTGGCACGAAATGCAATATATTGGGCCATGTTGGCATGAGGCAATAGTGCCCTTTGCCCGGCGTCGGGGTACAGGTAGGTTATACCCTCTAGGCTGGTGGGTATTTTACTGTCAGTATAAACTCCTTCACTCAACATAACCGGCATTACTATAACTGTGCAGTCAGGATTATTCTTTTTTACCTCTTCGACCACGGTTCTTATGTTTGGTGTTCCAGCTCCCACAAATCCGTAATATACTTGCTTGAATCCCTGTATTTGCTGCAGTTTATCCCCCAGGGATGCCATCTTTTCTTGCCAGACAGCTAGATTTTCCGGATTAGATGTACCGTGAGCAACCAGAACCACTATTTCTTTCTCAGCATCCTGGCTAAGGTTTTTCAATCTTTCATCGAGAATTTCGGCAATCAATAAATGATCATCTAAAGCGGAAGTCAATTCCACAGTGGTGGTTTTTTCGATTCTTTCCAAACCTTCTTCTTGTGCTGCTGCATCTTCCAGCGTGCTGGGTAAACCGAGCATGTATTTTATTTCTTCCATGTGGCTAGAAGCAGAACATACGAAAATCGGAACAGCCACAATTCGTTTCACTCCCTTTTCCTCCAGTGCCTGCACGGCCATGGCTATGTTTTCTGTTTCCGCATCCAAAAAGCCTAATTCTACTGGATAAGGCACTTCAACCTCGGCTACTGATTCACGTACACGCTGGTTCCAATTTTCATCTGACCCATGGGCTATTACTAATATTCCTATATCGGCAGTCTGCTCTTCATTTACAGCATAGCCAATCTGTTCAAGAGCGCCATCATTCCATGTCATAGTGCTGGTGCAGTCTTCTACGGTGGAATTATAGGCATAACCCGCTATGCTTCCCACTGATTCCGAACCGCCATTGATAGTGCCCGATGTGGAGCAATTATCTATGGCAAAAACAGAAGGAATTTTCTGAGTAAAACCCGTTGTGCTGCCGCCTACCAGACCGCCGACACAGGTCGTGCTGTCCGATACGTTGATGGTTGCATCCGTAACCGTACATCCCGTTACCGAAGTGGGGGCGTCCTGGCCATAGGTGCCGACAATGCCTATCAGTCCTCCAATCAGACGATCGCCTGTACCCGAAGCTGTAATTGTCACATTTTCAGCTGTGCAGTTCGTTATCTCCGGTGCCGCATAAGGCGCGCCGCATACTCCGCCCAGCGCCCAGCAGTTATTTCCTGTCGCCGTTACCGAACCGCCGGTTGCCCTGCAGTTGATCAACGAGCCTCCGTCCGTGCCGCCGACCACAACCCCGGCGCATATGCCGTCATCGCCTATAACTACGACGTCCGCAGCAGCGGTGCAGCCTTGCACGGTGTCAAAACTGGTTCCGACCACGCCGCCAATGCCCTGCAAGCCCTGAACCGTATTCAAGCCGGTCAAGGCTACGTTTTCCACCGTAAAATTCGTATGCTGGAGGCCGACAACACCGCCTACCAGATAGTATCCGGTTACATTCACATTTTCCACTTTCAGATCATGAATGGAGCCGGGATTACCTTCCGCGCCCACAGCACAGCCGAACAAGCCTACCGCCAAAGACATAGGCTCATTGATGGTTACATTTGAAATAGTGTGATTGTTACCATCAAAAGTACCGGTAAAGGCTACCGCAGGCTTGGGAACCTCCGCATGCTCCGGTGCGTCCGACAAAGGCTCAAAGGCGCCGATGGGCTCCCAGTTCCCGTAGCCTGAGAGGTCGATATCCTCTGTCAGGATAAAGTGCTGGTCCAAATAATTGCGCACCTGATCAAGCTGCTCCGGCGTGGCGATCAGGTACGGATCCTCAACCGTGCCTGATCCTCCTGCAAACGGCGATATTATGCTGGTCTGCTTGATATAGGAGATCGTAAAGGCCTGCCCCTCATCTTCTCCGGTTAACGTGAAAATGGTTTTACCCGCACTGTTTGTTGTGATGGTATACTTAGCCGCCTGCGGTTCATCGACTCTGGCGACATAGATACCGGACTTGACAGAAGCGGACCCGTCGTTGTCATAGGCGAAAACCTGATAATCGAGGGCGTGCTGCCCCATAGAATAGGTGCGGCCGTTTCCGTTCGCATCTACCACAAAGTACAGCGTATCAGGCTGAGCCTGTCCGTCTATATAATAATCCCAAGTGCCTACCAGATCGCTGATCTGGGACAGGGAACTGGATGTACGAGCCGCGGTGTAGTCCATATTTTCCAGGCAGAACAGGGCGATGACCGCTTCAATTTCGGTCTCTTCCGGGTCGCTCATCGCGGCCGTCGGGATTCCCGCCGCCATCCAGTAGGCATATGCGCCCCCGTAGAGTTTTAACAGTTCATCCAGATCGCTGCCGTAGCGGAACTCGATGTGGTGGGTGGTGTCCGGCGTATCCGGGGCCATTGCGAAATATTTGTATTCGTCCGCGTTGCCATCCAGACTTTCAAAAATATAGAAGCCGAATCTCGTCTCGTCGGTCGCTGTTTCGTAACCGACACAGCGGTAGGCATGGGAGAACAGTTCCCCTCCGCTTGCATTATAACCGCTGATCTGCGAGCCGTTGAAGATAACGGTCGCAACATCCCCGGTGAAGCCGCAATAGAACTGGGTGCTTTCGGGATTCTCAGTATAGGCCGCTACCGCCTCCGGACCGTAAAGCGTGCCACCGATGCTCGCCTTCATCGCGGCCGCCGTGTAAGCCGCATTGTCTTCGCCGACAATGACCGCGCAGTAATCGTGCCAATAATTGCTGTATTCCTCATTGAAGATCGCGCCTTTAAACAACGGCTGATAGGT containing:
- a CDS encoding methyltransferase, with protein sequence MENNENQTESFFDLLEKPDVDPDRFFKLVDSSVRGLREFRLIAAAIELGVFEALKVPLSAGVLAEKLGCDPVLMPHFCESLHSLGLLDRFEEGVHENGKAQMREKGESEAGTENLNHDSGGTNVGAVYLVSELSATYLLESSPFSQQHYLAERLRNAELWTRLPEIMMKGPEIVEKGHFFGEVVHCMAENAHCGLLQDTIRVVLENVDFTNVKKMLDLGGGHGLYAIVFSKLNESLQAFVFDLPPVTHKTKYFIEKYGASNVDIIPGDFFTDEIGSGYDLIFSSFNPGGKVPSLIPKISEALSPGGVFVTRQVPDEKMKSSPLISLDWNLWTFEDVKKGGSGYSFENSVPFSEYIEMLGNYGLEVFRALDMKDGSRIVFAWKV
- a CDS encoding methyltransferase, translating into MKVKNELMETPDVDVDRLVKTMENSTRGLKEYRLLVTALELEVFEALKTPLRAGELAEKMGLDRVLVPHFCEALVRLGLLDMVEEVAEEEGTEKEGEGKAGKSTVFPRYVNSELTATYLLKESPFSQHQYLSEMSRNAALWTRLPELMKKGPVVVDKGPFFWGIISCMAENTRCGLLQEAVSTVMESVDLGKVRKLLDMGGGHGLYSIAFAKMNEQLEAFVFDLPPVTIKTKQYIEKYGASNVDVIPGDFFKDELGTGYDMIFSSFNPGGKAPELIPKIASALNEGGFFVTLQVPDENTEADPLFSLDWNLWIFEDTKKGGTGYCFENSVPFNEYIGMLGDYGLEVFRTLDLKEGSRMVFAKKK
- a CDS encoding metal-dependent transcriptional regulator, whose product is MTTERDEDYLKIIASIVEEKGYAKVKDVANELELGPSTVTGMFKKLDKEGYINYEKYGGVTLTEKGMEIARKTREKYSMLKDFLMHLGIDEKTAEEDACKIEHILNPKTAQALKKFIEFTDKEDESRIWIEHFRYFVQTGEYISCSPENRDKCPVHGKGN